The region GGAGCAGCGCCGAGGCCCCAACGCCCGTCTGTACGGGATCGTCGCCGACCGGGCCCATCTCGCCGCCCTCGATGTCCGCACCGAGGGCGTCTCGGTCGTCGTCTCCGACCTCCTCGGCAAGGAACTGGCCCGGGCGTCGGTGCCGATCGCGGACGACACCGGTACCGGGCCCGCCGTCGAGCAGGCGGTCACACTGGTCGAACGCGCGGCCAAGGAGGCCGGGGCGGATCGCCTGCACACGGTCGGCGTCGGCGCCCCAGGCCTCATCGACCCCGCCACCGGTGAACTCCGCGACTCCTCCGGCCTGCCAGAGTGGCACCGCCGCCTGGTCGCCGCCCTCCAGGAACGGCTGCCCGCCCGTGTGATCGTCGAGAACGAGACGAACCTCGCCGCCCTCGCGGAGCAGCGTGACGGTGCCGCCCGCGACCGCGACACGTTCGTCCTGCTCTGGCTCGGCCACGGCACCGGTGCGGCCGTCGTCCTCGACGGCAGACTCCGTCGTGGTGCGTCCGGCGGCACGGGCGAGATCGGCTTCCTGCCGGTACCGGGCACGTCGACGCTCCCCTCGGCGACGGACTGCGAGGGCGGGTTCCACTCCCTGGCGGGGTCCGCCGCGATCGTGGAACTCGCGGCCGGCTACGGGTTGGTGGCGTCAGCGGTGTCGCCCGGCGAACCGGAGGCGGCGACGCTGGTGAGGCAAGCGGTGGCGACCCTTCCCTCGCCTTCCCCTTCCCCTGCCTCTTCTTCCTCCGGAGCCGACCGTTTCCTCTCCGCCCTCGCCGACCGCCTCGCCATCGGCGCGGCGTCCGTCGTGGCCGTTCTCGACCCCGGGTGCGTGGTGCTCGGCGGTGAGGTGGGGCAGGCCGGCGGGGAGGTGCTGGCCGCGCGGGTCGGCGAGCGACTCGCCCGGATGTCCCCGCTACCGGTCGAGGTGCGCGCGAGCACGCTGGGCGGCGGTGCGGTACTCCGCGGAGCCCTCCTGACGTCCCGGGAGTCGGCCCAGGACGACCTCTTCGCGCCGCGCTCCCGGTGATTCGATGCGGGCGCGCCCCGGATGGGGAGACCCGGCGGCGGGGCAAGGGCCTCCGTCACCGCCGCCGGGTCGCTCAAGGGGCGAGTGCGACACCTCGGCTTCGGCAAACCATTGATCATGGACCTTAAGAGGACTAGACCAGGGCGGTCAATGGGTACGGACCAAGGGGCGATCGCGTCAAGCGTGAGGATTCCCCGAGGAGTTGACCTCCAGCGATGCGCCGGAGAAGTCCATCCGGGCGACCTGTGAGGCACCCCACAGACGTTCGCCCGCATGGACGTGGATCAGACGTGGCACACTGATGCTGTACCAGAA is a window of Streptomyces mirabilis DNA encoding:
- a CDS encoding ROK family transcriptional regulator encodes the protein MPASPSTARAINDRLALRLLQQEGALTAGQLKQLTGLSRPTVADLVERLTAAGLIEVVGESGEQRRGPNARLYGIVADRAHLAALDVRTEGVSVVVSDLLGKELARASVPIADDTGTGPAVEQAVTLVERAAKEAGADRLHTVGVGAPGLIDPATGELRDSSGLPEWHRRLVAALQERLPARVIVENETNLAALAEQRDGAARDRDTFVLLWLGHGTGAAVVLDGRLRRGASGGTGEIGFLPVPGTSTLPSATDCEGGFHSLAGSAAIVELAAGYGLVASAVSPGEPEAATLVRQAVATLPSPSPSPASSSSGADRFLSALADRLAIGAASVVAVLDPGCVVLGGEVGQAGGEVLAARVGERLARMSPLPVEVRASTLGGGAVLRGALLTSRESAQDDLFAPRSR